In bacterium, the genomic stretch TTCGCATTTGGGACAGCGGTAGGTCACGCGTTTCCATCGCTGTATTCTCCTTTCACGATTGTCCAGTAGCCATCGAGCGAAAGGAACAGTACGAGGATCCTCCGATTGCTTCCAGCACGGACCTTCCTTTGTGACTCAGTGTACACACATTGAATCGTGCGGTCCCATCCGGGGGACATGCATCTTTTCGACACAAGGCGTTGCACGAATTATCGGGTCTTCACCCGATGCCTGCACCTCGCGTGACGCTGTACGCTGGGCCTGCTGGGAGGTGATATCGTGAAACGATACCCGACTTTGGAGTTTCTCATTAGAATGCGGAGCGTGATCGCCTGGCTCGTTGGCGGGTTCTTTGCCATTGCTGGCATTTATACGTGGTCTGCGGGTCCTGTTCCGGAATACGAGGGCCAAAATCCAGGATGGGTAGGACTGGAACTGATCGTTATTGGTGCGCTAGCGTGGATTGCCGTCAGGTCCGCGATCGAGATCCTCGAAGTCCTAATGAACATCGAACGAAACATCCGGTTCCTAGCGAACACCGCGACGGAGAAGGACCAGCCTGTGCTGACGACCGAACGAAAGACCGCGTAATCAGGGGCCTTAAGGCCCTATCGGCTGGACATCTGGCAACGGAGTGCTTCGAGCTTTCCGCTGAGCGCGACAGGGTTTCTCGCCGCGTCGAGCATGCGAAGCACCGCCGGCAAAGAAGCCATGCGGTCACGACAGCGTTGGCGACCGTCCTCAAGGGACTCGGACCAGATGCGCGTGCCTCCCCGCAGCACTTCGGCCAGCAGGGGCCGGGCACCCGCAGGCGCCGGCTCATCGTGGAGGGCGATCACGTCCTCGACCATTTGACCATCCCGGCTCACTCGCCAGACCTGCTTCCGCCCGGGAAGGGTGACTTTGCCAGTGCTGCGCTTGATCCGGTAGCCTCGGGTATCCTCCACGAGCTTGTACACGCCCCCCAACGCGGGAGCGTCATACGACACCCCCATCTCGGTGCCGACCCCGAACATATCGATCGGAGCGTTCGCGTCCAGGAGATCGCGGATCTTGTCTTCGTTGAGATCCCCGCTGGCGAGGATTCGCACGCTCGGGAAGCCGGCATCGTCGAGAATCCGCCGGACCTTGTGGCTGAGATCCGCGAGGTCGCCGCTGTCGAGGCGGACACCGCGGAGGCGGTGACCCCGGGCCTGCAGCTCCGCGGCCACGATCGCAGCGTTTCGGGCGCCCTGCACCGTATCGTAGGTATCGATGAGGAGCAGGCAATGCTCAGGGAAGTGCCGCGCGTACGCCCGGAACGCCTCGAGTTCGTCGTCAAAGGACATCACGTAAGAGTGCGCCATCGTGCCGGAAACGGGGATGCCATACGCCATACCGGCGAGCACGTTTGAGGTACCGGCGCACCCCGCCAGATAGGAGCACCGGGCGACCTTCATGGCAGCGTCGGTGCCGTGATCTCGCCGCGGCGAGAAGTCCACGACCGAGCGGCCGCGCGCGGCGAGCACGATGCGGGCGGCTTTGCTCGCGACCATCGTTTGGAAGTTGATCTGATTCAGCAGGAAGGTTTCCACGATCTGAGCGTCGATGCGGGGGGCGGTGATCTCCAACAACGGTTCCGGAGGAAAGACCACTTCGCCCTCCGGGATCGCCCGCACGTCCCCGGTGAACGTGAACGTGCGGAGATACCTCAAGAACGCCTCGTCGAACAGGTGCAGCGTGCGCAGGTAGGCGATCGCTCCATCGGAGAAACGCACCCGTTCGAGATAGGTCAGGACCGTGTCGAGCCCGGCGCTCACAAGAAAGCCGCGTCGCGGCGGAAGGCTCCGCACGAACAGGTCGAACGTGGAGGGCTCGTTCCGCCCACCCCGGAGATAGCTCCGCGCCATCGTCAGCTCGTACAGATCGGTGAGCAGGGCCATCGTCTGTTCGGTCACGAAACCCGATGCGGGAGCGATCAGCGGTTCCTTGCTCGATGACAGGGTCAACCCCCCTCCTCCTGCCTTTCGGCGAGATGGTGGTCGAACCACTCCCTCGCCAGCCGGGCGACCTCCTCGAGCGCGCCGGGTTCCTCGAATAGGTGGGTCGCTCCCGGTACGACCGCCAAGGCCTTCTCCACGCACAGTGCCTCAAGCGCCTTCTTGTTCAAGTCGAGGACGGCGAAGTCATGCCCTCCCACGATCAGGAGCGTGGGCGCCATCACCTGAGGGAGAAAGGACCAGGCGAGATCCGGGCGGCCACCCCGCGAGACCACAGCGTGGACGGCGGCGGCCCGCCGGCTGGCGGCGACGAGGGCGGCCCCTGCCCCCGTGCTGGCGCCGAAATAGCCAATTGGCAGGGCGCGCGTCTCCGGGTGTGCCAGGAGCCAGTCGGTGATCGCCACAAGGCGATCCCCGAGCAGATCGATGTCGAACCGGAGATATCCTGTGGCCGCGTCCGCCGCTTCCTCCTCCGCCGTGAGGAGGTCGATCAGGAAGGTGCCAAGGTGGCCTTCGCGGAGGAGCTCGGCCACGAAGCGGTTGCGCAGACTGTGGCGGCTGCTCCCGCTCCCGTGGGCGAACAACACGATGCCCCCGGCGTCCCTGGGAATGCCGAGATCGCCCTCGAGGCCTACCGAGCGGGTCCGGACTTCGACACGTCGGCCTTCCCCGTGAGATCTAAACGTCGAGGTCGTCATTTGGTCAGGGCCGGCGGAGGGCCGGTCGAGTCGAGTGCGCGGTTCGCGTTCTCATCCCTTGATGACCGCGAGCGGCCGGAGGCGGGCGACCGACCGGGTCAGACCCGCGCCATTGCTGACCCGGACCACGTCCGCCACATCCTTGTACGCCTCGGAGGCCTCCTCAGCGAGGAGTTCCCGGCTCTTGACCCGCACGAGGATGCCTTGCCGGCCGAGCGCGTCCACGATGTCCACGCCCTTAAGGAGGCGCTTGGCCGCGCCGCGGCTCAGCAACCGGCCGGCCCCGTGGGGGGTCGACCCGAACGCCTCCGCGAGGGCTGTCTGGGTACCAACCAGCACGTACGAATACCGACCCATGTCGCCGGGGACGAACACCGGGTGGCCAACGTCCCGGTAGTCGGCGGGGACATCGGGGTGCCCGGCGGGGAAGCCCCTGGTGGCGCCCTTGCGGTGTACGCAGAGCCGCATGCGCGCGCCGTCGACCGCGTGCTCCTCCATCTTGGCCATGTTGTGCGCCACGTCGTAGACGATGTCGAGACCGATCGAATCGGCGCTCCGGCGGAGGACCTCCTCGAAGCTCTCTCGGACCCAGTGGGTAATGACCTGCCGGTTCGCGAAGGCGAAGTTCGCGGCGGCGGCCATGGCGCCGAGATAGGCCTGGCCCTCGGCGGCGGCCAGGGGGACGCAGGCGAGCTGGCGATCGGGAACGATGATGCCATAATGAGCAAGGGCGCGCCCGCTCACGGTGAGATAATCGTCGCACACCTGGTGCCCGAGCCCGCGAGACCCACAGTGGATCATGACCGTGATCTGGCCGGGGTGGTGGAGGCCGAAGATCGCCGCCGTCGAGGAGTCAAAGATCTCATCGACCCGCTGAACCTCGAGAAAGTGGTTGCCGGAGCCGAGGGTCCCGAGCTGATCATGGCCCCGGGCCAGGGCCTTCTGGCTTACCTCCTGTGGCTGCGCCCCCGGGATCCGCCCCCCCGACTCGATGCGCCGGAGATCGCCCGGTCGCCCGTACCCCCGCCGCACGGCCCATTCCGCGCCCCCCTTCAGGAGCTCGAGGAGCTCGGGGAGGCTGAGTCGCAGCCGGCCGTGGGCACCGACCCCGGCGGGGATGTCGTCAAACAGCCGGTCGACCAGCGCCCCGAGGTGCGGGCGGATCTCGTCTTCGACGAGCCGGGTGGACAGGAGCCGGACGCCGCAGTTGATGTCGTAGCCCACCGCCCCTGGGGAGACGACCCCATCGTCGAGGCGCATCGCCGCAATTCCGCCGATGGGAAAGCCGTAGCCCCAATGGATGTCGGGCATCGCGATCGCCCAGCGCACAATGCCCGGGAGCGTGGCCGCGTTGGCGACCTGCTCGAGGGCCTGATCCTCCTCGATCTGCGGGAGGAGAAATTCGTCCGCGTAGATGAGCCCGGGCACCCGCATCCCCGGCCTGTAATCGACGGGAATCTCCCACCGGTACGCGTCGAGCCGCTTCAACGCACGCGTCGCTTGGGCCACGGCTATCACCTCGCAGGCTTGCCCTCTACGGTATCACTATAGTGAAGGCCGACGGTCCCCGGCATCGGTTGGAGCACCTATTTTGGGCCACCTACCGGATTTCAGGGACATCGACAATCGGCTCTCGACCTGATCCGCGCGAGACCTTTCTCAGGCGATATTAACGGATGGCTCTCGCAGGAGCCTGGCCTCCGTTCCTGTTTGAGCCGCCCGGACTTACGTTATCGGCGCCATTGAGAAAGGCAATCTTCGATCCGATTTATGCTCGCCAACGGTTCCACGCTCATCGCGGCAGAGGCCGGCTTGGGCCGCCTGCTCGCGCTTCGCGATGTGCAATTGTATCTCGCCGGCGCGGCGCTTTCTCTTTTTGGCGACACGACGCTCTATCTCGCCGCCGCGGTGTGGGTCAAGACCCTTACCGGCAGCAACGGCGCCGCAGGACTCATCTTCTTCCTTCTCGGCGTCCCGTCGCTCTGTGCCCCGACCGGAAGGCAAACTTGGTTCAACGAAGTCGGTAGATGGAATCAAGCATCGCCGATTCGATTGCCAAGTCGGATATCGGCATCGCCGATCACGTCGATTCAAAGTTCCGAACTGATACCGAACCTACCCGAGCATAGCGAACGCGCACGTTTCGGGCGACCTCGACGCACAACCGTACAAGGGGTATTCCGTCGAATCCGAGAACCGCAGAGTCCGATTCTACAGGTTCACGGTGATCGGCGGCCTCAGCCTCGACGAGGCCCTGACGAAGCGGGAGTAGATCAACCAGGTCATGCGCGCCAAGCTCGACGAGGTTACCGAGCGGTGGGGGGTCAAGGTAACCACCGTGGAGATCCGTGAGATCACCCCGCCGAAGGACGTCCAGGATGCGATGACGCGGCAGATGTCCGCCGAACGGAGCCCCGGCCCGACGGCGGCCGCCGAGACACCACGAGGGCCCCGGGACGATATCCCGGGGCCCCGCCGTGACTGGGGAGCAACGGCGGCGCGTACCGCGCCAGGTGCCGATCGCTGGTTGAGATCTACAGGGACATCCGTCAGGTCGGCTGCTGATGACACAAGGAGGTTCCTATGCTGTTCAGTGAAAAGATGAACGCGGCGATAAACGGACAGATCGGTCGCGAGGTCGCGGCGTCGCTCGAGTACGTCTCCATCGCATCTGGCTTTGCCTCCGAGGGCCTGACTGAACTGGCCAAACATTTCTACCGCCAGGCCGAAGAGGAGCGCGATCACGCGATGCGCTTCGTGAAGTACGTGGTGGACGCGGGGGGCAAAGCGGCCCTCCCGACCATTCCCGCCCCCAAGAGCGCGTTTGCGGGCGCCGAGGAAGCCGTGAGAAACTCGCCCTCGTCTTCGATCGTCCCCCGGCGCGCCACATCCAACGCCAGTTCGGAGTCACGGGAGCCTGCCGGGCCGCCCCGGGGTACTTCCTCACCCAACGGGGACACGCCGCTGCCGAGCGGCAATCTCCTTATCACCGAGATCGGCCGACGGAGCGCGGCAGAACTCGACATGAAGACCGGTCTGATCCTCTACCGGGGTCCCCTTCACGTCACCTACCCCTCGGACACTCAGTTGACCCGGGACGGTCACTACCTCGTCGTGGATTACAGCCGCCCCGGCAAGGTCGTCGTGGTCACGCAGGCGGGACAGGTGCTCTGGTCGTACGGCCCCACACGAGGCCCCGGCCGGCTGGACCATCCGTCCCTGGCCATCGAGCTCCCGAACGGGAATCTTCTGCTCAACGATGACGCGAATCATCGAGTGATCGTCCTCAGCCGGCGCACCAAACAGATCCTGTGGCAGTACGGCGTCACGGGAAAATCGGGCCGGGCACCCTGGTATCTCAACGATCCTGACGGCGTGGATGTAAAGCCGCCGGCCTTCGGGCGCTGACGGTGGGCGCGTCGCCTGCGAGCCATCACTTCCGTGGAAGACGCATCGGGCGGGTGCCATTGCCCACCCTGTTTCGCGACATCATCCTCCGTGCGTCAGGTGATCCCCGGCTCGAACGAGTCATGCGGAGGTACGGCATGCGGCTGGGCGCAGCGCGGTTTGTCGCTGGGGAGGATCTGGACGCCTGCATGGCGGTCCTCCGACGATTGAACGAGCGCGGGTTGCTCACCAATTCGCTCGCACCAAATCGGCTCGACCACCGGTATCTGATCGAGGATGTCCCGTATGGACTCGTCGCGCTTGCTGAATTGGCCCAGGTAGCGGATGTTGCTACGCCGCCTATGAAGAGCTTGGTCTCTATTTCTTCAGTGTTAGCTTCTCGTAACTTCTGGGTTGAAGGACGGACACTCGATAAGATGGGGCTTAGTGGCATCGCCGCTAAGATAACCCGAACTGACGTGCGCCAGGTAGATGCGTGAACGATTTCCATTGACGTCGGCTCGTGCAATACCGGCGCTTGCGGCGGTTGCCACGACGGCGTTCAATCAGCAGCGTCGCCAGGGCGACCTGCGTTGGGGGGAGTTCTGCCCAGTCCGGTTTGGTGAGCACGACCCCGGGATTCGCGCGCTGGGTAGCCGCAAAGCTGAGCTCCGCATCCACAAGCGCGATCGAGACGCGGGCGACGCGTGGGAAGAGCTTGGCTGGCGACAGTTGCTCGGGCGTGAGGCCATGCATCTCCGCGATGCGCGCTTGCGCCACGCGCATCGCCGCATAGACCACGGCCGCCGCATACACCTGTTGGGCGACCCCGCGCGGGCTGGCGAGGTAGAAGTGGTGCAGATCGAGGACCTCTTTCAGCTCAAAGAACAAGCGCTCCACCTGCCATCGAAGACGGTAGCACATCAGCGCCTCCTCCGCCCGCAGCCGCGTGGGCTCTAGGACGGTGGTCAGCAGATCCAGCGCTTCCCGGCGCGCCCGCCAGCGGATATGCCGCATCCGTTGGGGCGGGGCGGTTTGGCCCGAGCCGACCATCACGAGGCGCTCGGTGAGCGTTCCCCACCCCGATGGACGCGCCGCAGCATCTTCACCGGCTGCACTTTCACCTGCCGGTTCAAGCGGCACACCAGTTGGTGTTGCGAGAGCGCCGCGATGAAGACCACCGAGGCGTAGAGGCGATCCGCCACGAGCAGCGTCCCCGGCGGGATCTGCGCGAGCAGCTCCTGGGCCCGCCGCAGTTCGCTCCGGGCCGCATCGGCACAGAACGCGATCTGGCGCGGGAGGCCGCGGAAGAGATCGTAGAGGACCAGCAGACACCCGGGCAGGAGCGGCGAGCGGACATCCCAGGTCAACTTGAGGCGATGAGCCACCTGATCCAGGCGCGAGCCATCCAGGACCCACACCTCGGGGAAGCGCTCCCGCAACCCGCTCACGGCTGCCGCATAGAGCGGGCGGGCATCCGCCATCAGCTGCGCGATGAACGCCTCGTACAAGGCCTGGAAGAAATGGGGCCGCAACCGCTCCGCCCGTTGGAAGAAGGCCTCGGGCGAGGTGCGGGCCGCCGGCCCCAGGGTGGGGAACATCCTCCCGCCCTCTTGGAGCGCCTGGGTCAGGGAGCGCGGAGCCGTAAGGATCACGGTGGTCCAGAACTGGGCCAGGGCCGCCAGCGTCCAGCGGCGCTGGCGTTCCCGATTGCGGACCCGCTGGAACACTGTGTGGCATAAGGCGGCGGTCAGATGCGTGTGCAGGAGCTGGACGGTGCCGGCGAGACTGACCCGAACGGCGGGGGCGGCGACGGGGGCGGCAGACATGACTGCTCACCTCGCTGCTGCGACTGTGGGTGCGATTGGTAGTCCGATTCCGGCTGTGTCAGGGGTTAATTCGACGCGCGGGTCAAATTATCTTAGCGGCGCTGGGGCTTAGTGGGCTATCGGTGGAAAGAGATCCGAGGCCGGGTTCTCTGAGTTGGTTAGTGGATCTCGCTTATGGACGATTCCTAAGTCGCCGGCGAACGTAACCTGGATCGACGAACTTCCCGGAACGGATCCAGAGGTTGTGTGTTTGACTACAGGGCGGATTCCTGCTGTGTCTGATCACCGTGCTTCACTGTTCCGAACAGCGACAGACCAAAATTCAAATATCGTGGGCGCTTAATGTTCCGGTCGCTGTTCCGTCGTACTGTCCAAGCCGCCGCCCTGCTTGCGTGTCCCGGCTATCCTACCCGACCCAGGTTGCCGAATGGGGCGGGGACCGCAGATACGATACAAATCCAGCCCCCGCTACCAGAATTACCAGTAAGTCCAGGAGGGCCTTCTCTAAACGGAGGAGGCCTTCCACGTTTCCACGGAGTTCTGCGACCAGTCCCTCAGAAGTCGGCCGAAGGACGATCTCTCCGAGGAGATCCCGTAGAAGGCCTCTGGAGCGGCTTACATCGCGTCGCAGGACCTCATCGAGCTCCTGGAGCTTGTTCTGGATCATCTCCGGTAAGACGGTGCCTACCAGGGCGTCTGTGGGCGGAGGTACCTGGAGGCGGCGCTCAAGGTGTCCCGGCGGCCCACGCAAAGGCCCGTTCGGTCCTTCTGAACCCCCCGATACTCTTAGTGTGAGCAGGCACTGCTATCGCTATCAGGCGTCTGCGCTCGTGGCGCTGTTGAACGCAGTCAGCGCCAATAGAAGTTGCCGTCGTCGAAGACGAGTAGGAACTCGCAACCGTCCCCCTCGAGTCCCTGGATCGAGTGCGGGATGCCGGCGGGAAAGTTCCGGTGGTCGCCCTCGTCGACATCGTCCTGGAAGGCGCAACCGTTCGCGTCAATGGCGAGGCTGGGTGGGAAGTCTGGCCCTCCCCGATCCTCGGCATCAGCAAACTCGAGGGCCAACGCCAACGCGGTTCCTCGGCCCCGCTCTGCACGTTAACATCTGTTAATACGCGCGATAACCCTCCCTTAACCAGGCTGCGCTGGTCCCGCCTCATCATGGAGGGGACACCGGTCCCGGCGCAGCGTGCACGACCCCCAAGTCGGAATCCAGGAAGGGACGCCCGCGCAGGGTGAACGGGAGGAATCCAACGATCAAGCGCAACACTGGAATGAATGGGACGGAGTCCCGTGATGGACTCCGGATGAAGATCTCTTCGTGATTTCTTCACTCGATTTTCACTGAGAACATTTACCATGCGGGTGGTTGCTATTGATCCCGGATACTCGAGCCGGGCGATCGTGCGGATGCCCGGCACACCCCGGCACGTGAAAGGAGCACACAGTATGTGCACATGGACAGGGTTGATATGCCTGCCGCGGTGCGGCGGCGCGCTTCGGCGCCGCGCGGGTCTCTTGGCGCTGGCGGGCCTTTTCGCCGCATGGATGCCGCTCGGCGGGGCGCTCTCGGCCGGGCCCGCCCCGGCGGGTGTGGAGCGGTTCGTGATCGACTCGTCAGCGTCGCAGGCGCTGTACCACGTCGGCGAGACTTTCTTCAATCGGAACAATCAGTTCAAAGTCGCGGTCGGGATCACGCACGGGATCCAGGGCCAGATCCTGATCGATCGGGCCCACCCGTCGCAGAGCCGGATCGGCCAGATCACCGTGGACATCAGTCAGCTCACTTCGGACAGCCGCCGCCGCGACCGGGAGATTCGAAGCCAGTGGCTCGAGTCCGCGCGGTACCCGACCGCGGTGTTCACTCCGACTGCGATCGACGGCCTGCCGGCTGCCTACGTGGACGGCCGCGCGATCTCCATCCGGATCGCTGGCAACCTCGAGGTCCATGGGGTCACCAAGCCGGTCACCTTCACAGGCACGGTCACGCTCAACGGACAGATGCTGACCGGCGACGCCACCACGAACGTCCTGATGACCGACTTCGGATTCGATCCGCCGTCCCTCCTGGGGTTTCTCCAGGCGCAGAACCAGGTGGAACTGGAGATTCAGTTTACTGCGCAGCGCGCGCCGTAGCGGGCATACCTCCGGTACATGCGGGGTGAGACGAGGAAGTCTCAGGATAAACCTGCTGGGGAAGTTGGTTCACTCGCGGTTCGCGTGGTAGCACGGCGCCCTCGCGGCGTCGGCCCTCGTGATGATGCTGCTGGCCCAGGTGGTCCCCGCCAGGGCGGCCGACGGGTCGCTCGTCGTGTCGGCGCTCCAGGTGCTCGAACGGGACCATGCGGAGCCGGTGCATCCGGTCGACCTCCTAAACGCGGCGCTCGCGACCGTGCGGACGCCCACCCATTAGAGCGCCGCGATCCTGCCGGACATCCGGAGCGCGGCAGGATGCGGGCACATTGGAGTCGCAGAAATCTTGATATCGGAGATTCCGGCTAATATCCTGGTCACGTCGGCTGATGCCGTGATGAATTTGAGAGGGAGGAGGGACGTTGCCGTTGCAATTCAACTGGCGCGTTGAGCTGCATCCGGTCCTGGCGCATTTTCCCATTGCGCTGTTGTTTCTGGCCTTTCTTCTCGACGGGATCGGCTGGGTGTGGAAGTCACAATCCCCCCGCATCGCTGCGTTCTACTGTCTGGTAGCGGGCGCCGTTGGCACAGTGTTGACCGTGATGAGCGGTTTACTGACTCCAGAGGCACGTGAGCGTGAGGGGGAGGCACTGCGGGGGGCTCCCCTCAGCCTACGCAGCTTTTTTAGCGGGCGCCTCGTGGAGGTGCACAAGCACTGGGGGTATGTCTTGCTTGCCCTGGTCGTGCTGTGGCTCGCCGCGCGTGTTCTGGCTCAGGTTCGTCCCCCGCGCTGGCAGGGTCTTGCGATGAGCATTAGCGTGCTTGTGATGATCGCACTTATTATGACCGGCTATTACGGTGGGGATCTTGTCTATGGGCGGCGTGGACGTGGGCGCGGCCAGATGGCCCCTTCCCCCCGCGTTGAAGGGGCACACGTCTTGTCGCTGGAAGGTGGTGTCAGCCCAACGGATTTCCCATAACGGGGTGGGCCTACCGCCTTTCCAGCGCCTTCAGCATTCACCAAGCCCGGCATGACGTTCCGGTCTTCGCCTTCGAATAGATCTCCTGCCGCTTGGCTGACGGGCCAAAGCAACATCGCGCTTAACACCTGCTAACATCTCCAATAACCTTCCCCTAACCACAGCCCGCCAGCCCGACCGTATCATGGGAGCGCGGACACCAAACGTGCCCAGAAGGGCACGGAGGGGTCCATAATCCGGTGAGCCGTGGTGCTCGCCACCGTCATCCTCGGAGGGACCCGATGAACAAGCCCACGAACAAACCGACAAAAACGCGGAGGAGATGGCTGAAGGGGAGTCTTGCGGCCGCCTCGCTGCTCGCCACGCTCTCGGGGTGGAAAGTGCTGGCCGGGGCAGACCAGCCGGCGCACCCCGCCGCCGGCGTCGCTGTGCAGATGGCGGATTCGTCACCGGTTCCATCGGTCACCGCTCCCCAAGACTCCGGTCGCGTGGTCCTCTTCCGCGGGTCGAACGGACAGATGTATCTTCTCCCGCTCTCAGAAGCCGATCCGGCTCCTCTCCCGCAGGTTGACCCTTCTGCCCCGCCGCCCATTGCGCGGACACACTCCTCTCGCTAGTGAGTCATGGGACGGATGATGCACAGCGCGGATCGGAACCTGCACGAAGCCACGTTCCGTGCCATGGGATGCCAGATGGCACTGGTGGTCGCCACCGAGGATGCCCAGGCGGCCGCGGTTCACCTGGCCGCCGCCCGCTCTCTCATTGACGGTTTAGAGGATCGCCTCAGCCGGTTTCGGACGACCAGTGAATTGAGCCACCTCAACGCCCACCCCGCGCGCTCCATGCCGGTCAGCGAGGATCTGTGGGAGGTGCTGCAGCTCGCCATCGACGGTGCCAGGCGCACCGGCGGCCTGTACGATCCAACCATCCTGGACGCCTTGGAATCCGTGGGCTACGATCGTCCGTTCCAGGAAATGCGGGGGGAGAACGGGCCCCTTCGTAGGCTGACGTCCCGCCCCGATTCGTGGCGAGAGATCCGGCTTGATTCTCGAGCACGCACTGTGACCCTCCCATCAGGGGCGCGTTTGGACTTTGGCGGGATCGCGAAGGCGTGGACGGCCGAGCGGGCGGCAACGTCGCTGTCTGCGCTGGGGCCCTGCCTTGTGGACGCTGGCGGCGACATCGCGACCCGAGGCGCTCCGCCGGGCCGGCCGGGATGGCCTATTGGGGTGGCCGATCCCCGGCATCCTGACCGAGACTTGACCACCTTGGTGGTGGCGCATCGCGGTGTGGCGACCTCGGGGGTCGATTTCCGGCGCTGGCGTCGAGATGGCACCGTATACCACCATATCATCGATCCTCGGACGCATCTTCCGGCACGAACCGACCTTTGGTCAGTGACGGTTGTCGCCGCGAACGCCCGGGAGGCGAACCTGCACGCTATTACGGCCCTCATCCTGGGCTCGAAGGAAGGGCTCCGGTACCTGGCCGCGCAGTACGATATTGAAGGGCTCGCCGTAGACCAGGAGGGTGGCGTGCGCACAACGCCCGGATTCTGCCGCCAGGTGTGGTCGAAGTGGATTGCAGGAGGAGTCACCGATGGATGATCAAGAAAAACTGGTATCGGGTCCGAGGATGAGCACCGCTGCCCTGATTGTGCTTGGAGGCGTACTGAGTGGTCTTGCAGCGCTCGTGGTCCTTTCACACTGGCTGCCGGTCTTCACCGCCTCGCTCGCGGGCCGCCAGCCGAAGGCGTACTGGGAGCTCACTCGGGCATCGGGCATGACCGCGTACGCGCTGTTGTGGTTGTCAATCGTGCTGGGATTGTCGCTGTCCGGCAAGGTCTCGCGGGTCTGGCCGGGAGGACCGACCGCCGCCGATCTACACCAGTTCGCCAGTCTGCTTGCCCTGGCGTTCGCAACCTTTCATGGCCTGATCCTCTTGGGGGATCGGTACATCGGATACACCCCGGCTCAGATCCTCCTGCCTTTCGCCAGAAGCAGCTACCGCCCACTGTGGGTGGGGATGGGACAGGTCGCATTCTATCTTGCCGCTAT encodes the following:
- a CDS encoding ferric reductase-like transmembrane domain-containing protein, with the protein product MDDQEKLVSGPRMSTAALIVLGGVLSGLAALVVLSHWLPVFTASLAGRQPKAYWELTRASGMTAYALLWLSIVLGLSLSGKVSRVWPGGPTAADLHQFASLLALAFATFHGLILLGDRYIGYTPAQILLPFARSSYRPLWVGMGQVAFYLAAIVAFSVYLRRWIGYHAWRLLHFTSFAIYLLVTAHALGAGTDSRTPLAVAIYGSGSLVICFMTAHRITVSTRVPRPVHG